One Triticum dicoccoides isolate Atlit2015 ecotype Zavitan chromosome 3B, WEW_v2.0, whole genome shotgun sequence genomic window, TCGCCGTCACCTTGGCCGCCCTCCTGGTCCTCACCGGCGTCACGCTCACCGTCGCGTCAGTCGTgctcgtcgtcctcgtcgtcctcGCCCCGCTCTTGCTCCTCACCAGCCCTCTCTGGGCGCCGGTGGCAGTGGTGGCCATCGTCTCGGGGGGCGCCTTGCTGTTTGGCTGTAGCCTCACGGTGTTCGCGCTGAGAGCGAGCACGTGGGCGCACCGGCGCCTGACGGGGCGGCACCCGGTGGGCGCGCGTCGGGTGGGCTACGCCCGTGGGCGTGGCCGGTTCGCCGGCGCGGGTGGCCACGCGACGGGCTACCACGGGCAGGGACAAGGGTACGATCGGATGAAGGACGCCGTGCCCGGGGCCTAGCTGGCGGCGAACAAGCTTCTCCTTCCGCGCATTCCGTTTGGTTTGGATACGTTTTACACGCTGTGTTTTAGTTGGAACTGGTTCGTTGGCGAGGTATATACTGTGCTGATACACGTTTTCATGTGTGTTTTGAATGCATTTCTTGATCCTGCGGGAATCAACTCTGCACATTGCTGACTgtatgtgcgtgtgtatgtttatgTGAGTGCGGAGCTGATCAAGGCCACTGATGCAGGAGACTGTGGCCGTGGTGAATAAAAAGGCTCTGTCGTATGATGAAGCCAGAAAGTCACTTTGCGCGTTAACGGTACCTGCCAGTACATCTCACACCACTGGTTTTTGCCAGTGATTCGTGCTATGGCGTAcagatatgtactccctccgtaccatAATGCATAATGcaagatgtttttgcaagctactccctccgtaaactaatataagagcgtttagaatactaatatAGTaaactaaacgctcttatattagtttacagagggagtagaaaatataaacttAATCAAAGTTGACACAGTTTGACTTTGATGGCCCATAGTACTAGATTTTAGTGTATCAATTTGATGGCCCATAGTACTAGTTTTTGTGAATGTAGTATGCATGCGACATCATTTCTCTCTCCCAAACAAATCCATAGACTTTCTTTTATCTTAGACAATTTAAATCACTCATATCTTTTAAACTATAAGCTCGGTTTTGaa contains:
- the LOC119276378 gene encoding oleosin-like; this translates as MADQPGSSLPVVARPARLRSGQASYSSRRRVHPSNAQLLVYLALAVTLAALLVLTGVTLTVASVVLVVLVVLAPLLLLTSPLWAPVAVVAIVSGGALLFGCSLTVFALRASTWAHRRLTGRHPVGARRVGYARGRGRFAGAGGHATGYHGQGQGYDRMKDAVPGA